The window TACCGTAGGCCACGACGGTCACGTCGCCTCCCTCCCTCACAACCCGGGCCCGCCCGAGGGGTAGCAGGTCTTCGTCCTCGGGGACCTCCTCTTTGATGGCGTGGTAGAGCGCCTTGGGCTCCATGAAGACCACGGGATCGGGATCGCGGATCGCGCTCGCGAGGAGCGCCCGCGCGTTGCGCGGACCCGAGGGGATCACAACCTTCATCCCCGCCATGTGGGCGTAGTACGTCTCTTCGCTCTCCGAGTGGTGCTCCAGGGCCCGCACCCCGCCGCCGTAAGGCATGCGGACGACGAGCTGGCAGTGGTACCGGCCTTGCGACCGCTGCCGGTAGCGGGCCGCGTGGTTCTCGATCTGGTGAAAGGCCTGGAACGAGAAGCCCGAGAACTGCAGCTCCGCGACCGGCTTGAGGCCGTAGAGCGCCATTCCGATCGCCATCCCCACGATGGCGCCCTCGGCGAGCGGGGTATCGATCACCCGCTGCTCGCCGAATTTCTTCAGGAGCCCCTCCGTGACGCGGAACACCCCCTCATC is drawn from Candidatus Rokuibacteriota bacterium and contains these coding sequences:
- a CDS encoding alpha-ketoacid dehydrogenase subunit beta, translating into MVKAINLALHQEMERDDDVIVLGEDVGVDEGVFRVTEGLLKKFGEQRVIDTPLAEGAIVGMAIGMALYGLKPVAELQFSGFSFQAFHQIENHAARYRQRSQGRYHCQLVVRMPYGGGVRALEHHSESEETYYAHMAGMKVVIPSGPRNARALLASAIRDPDPVVFMEPKALYHAIKEEVPEDEDLLPLGRARVVREGGDVTVVAYGTMLHRVLEAAEVLKEEDGAEAEVIDLLTISPMDGETVGASVSKTGRAVVVHEAPRTCGVGAELTARIVEKAFLRLEAPVRRLTGFDITYPGFAREKAWLPDVPRIVAAVRETLAF